One window from the genome of Streptomyces cadmiisoli encodes:
- a CDS encoding PucR family transcriptional regulator encodes MDSRTDHRFDSRSAGITVQRALELPGLRSGLPEVLAGADRLQRTVRWVHAGEVPNIASLLKGGELLLTTGYGLGTRPADQRAFVRTLAERGIAALVVELGPRFTRLPAALVDTARAAGLPLVQLHREVPFVTVTEEIHTEIVNGHYALLQRAEEVHRRCTEALLGGGGIPQVLGILAGFSDNPVFLETPDGQLLYAAGAGPEGAEPLQVWKGLRGPHKDAPPPAGSVLVDVPGGGAGAGSVRARLVLLPVRSPLAPVHRIAAERAAGILAVVLMQARQEEELAARGRGDFLTDLAEGRIPAEDAPAQARVLGFKPGDSPLLPVVMRLGEALAPGGGWAVLARAVAEELAAVGVPVLLGVRPVEGRVPLLLGLRSESERSAVADRVAAALRAGVERAGMQRPGARPPVVVVGVPGGWAAASAGLRHAAETATAAQGLGDRPWYDARRLDIDLLLWRLRDHPDLAAFVDRAIGPVTAHDRRSKPPLLPTLETYLAHAGRKAETARELHLNRQTLYNRLARIGELLGTDLDDPHTVLALSLALRARRHVG; translated from the coding sequence ATGGACAGCCGCACGGACCACCGTTTCGACAGCCGGAGCGCCGGGATCACCGTCCAGCGGGCGCTGGAGCTGCCCGGTCTGCGCAGCGGGCTGCCGGAGGTGCTCGCGGGCGCCGACCGGTTGCAGCGGACGGTGCGCTGGGTGCACGCCGGCGAGGTCCCGAACATCGCCTCGCTGCTGAAGGGCGGCGAACTGCTGCTGACCACGGGCTACGGCCTCGGCACCCGGCCCGCCGACCAGCGGGCGTTCGTGCGCACCCTGGCCGAACGGGGCATCGCGGCCCTCGTGGTCGAGCTCGGACCGCGCTTCACGCGGCTGCCCGCCGCCCTGGTCGACACCGCTCGCGCGGCCGGGCTGCCCCTGGTCCAACTGCATCGCGAGGTGCCGTTCGTGACGGTCACCGAGGAGATCCACACCGAGATCGTCAACGGCCACTACGCGCTGCTCCAGCGCGCCGAGGAGGTCCACCGGCGCTGCACGGAGGCCCTGCTGGGCGGCGGCGGGATACCCCAGGTGCTCGGCATCCTGGCCGGCTTCAGCGACAACCCGGTCTTCCTGGAGACCCCGGACGGCCAGCTGCTGTACGCCGCCGGGGCCGGACCCGAGGGTGCCGAGCCGCTCCAGGTGTGGAAGGGGCTGCGCGGCCCGCACAAGGACGCTCCGCCGCCGGCCGGATCGGTGCTGGTGGACGTGCCGGGCGGCGGAGCCGGGGCGGGGTCGGTACGGGCGCGGCTGGTGCTGCTGCCGGTGCGGTCGCCGCTGGCGCCGGTGCACCGGATCGCGGCGGAGCGCGCCGCCGGCATCCTCGCCGTGGTCCTGATGCAGGCGCGCCAGGAGGAGGAGCTGGCCGCGCGCGGACGCGGCGACTTCCTCACCGACCTGGCGGAGGGCCGCATCCCGGCGGAGGACGCCCCGGCGCAGGCCCGCGTCCTGGGCTTCAAGCCGGGCGACAGCCCGCTGCTGCCGGTGGTCATGCGGCTGGGCGAGGCGCTGGCCCCCGGCGGCGGCTGGGCGGTGCTGGCGCGCGCGGTCGCCGAGGAGCTGGCCGCGGTGGGCGTTCCGGTGCTGCTGGGCGTACGGCCGGTCGAGGGCCGCGTCCCGCTGCTGCTGGGGCTGCGCTCGGAGTCGGAGCGCTCGGCGGTCGCCGACCGGGTCGCGGCGGCGCTGCGGGCCGGTGTGGAGCGGGCCGGCATGCAGCGGCCGGGCGCCCGCCCGCCGGTCGTGGTGGTCGGGGTGCCAGGCGGGTGGGCGGCGGCGTCGGCGGGCCTGCGGCACGCGGCGGAGACGGCGACCGCGGCCCAGGGTCTGGGCGACCGGCCCTGGTACGACGCCCGCCGCCTGGACATCGACCTGCTGCTGTGGCGGTTGCGCGACCATCCCGACCTCGCGGCTTTCGTGGACCGCGCGATCGGTCCCGTCACCGCGCACGACCGGCGTTCCAAGCCGCCCCTGCTGCCCACGCTGGAGACCTACCTGGCGCACGCGGGCCGCAAGGCGGAGACGGCCCGTGAGCTGCACCTCAACCGCCAGACGCTCTACAACCGCCTCGCCCGCATCGGTGAGTTGCTCGGCACCGACCTCGACGACCCGCACACCGTGCTGGCCCTGAGCCTTGCCCTGCGGGCCCGCCGCCACGTCGGCTAG
- a CDS encoding FAD-binding oxidoreductase, translated as MTPFSKARTALAALREDLSGDVFAPWDPGYDGARSVFNALIDRRPAVIARCAHEADVVRAVRFGRDLDLNIAVRGGGHSLAGMGVNDAGLVVDLRPMHGVTVDPAAEAARIGGGATTGHLDRATGPYGLATTGARVSTTGVAGCVLGGGSGWLERCCGPAADNLLGVELVTADGERTHANPDENPDLFRALHGAGGNFGVATALTLRLYEVPRFSVALVVCPPRFGAELTRAFRDVVESGPLRASGAVRWFTGRPAAFVPEPAAASPPGSPGGRLWCGALLAYAGDVRELRGLAEPLLALPHEVGTVTALPYAGLQRMFDVPPGLRCHWSAEYLTGAPDRFVDVFCARARSMPPRTGTEHLLFPVGAAVADGPAGLPLPYRGARWAVHPFAVWRDPAHDERCVRWVRDARADAEPWSTGAAPLNLVGDEGPQRVRAGLGAGSMRRLGELKRRHDPDNVFRFNHNIKPL; from the coding sequence ATGACTCCCTTCTCGAAGGCGCGCACGGCCCTCGCCGCGCTGCGCGAGGACCTCTCCGGTGACGTGTTCGCCCCGTGGGACCCGGGCTACGACGGGGCCCGGTCCGTGTTCAACGCGCTGATCGACCGCCGCCCCGCCGTGATCGCGCGGTGCGCGCACGAGGCGGACGTCGTGCGGGCGGTGCGCTTCGGCCGGGACCTGGACCTCAACATCGCGGTGCGCGGGGGTGGGCACAGCCTGGCGGGCATGGGGGTGAACGACGCCGGTCTCGTCGTCGACCTGCGCCCGATGCACGGCGTGACGGTCGACCCGGCGGCCGAGGCGGCGCGGATCGGCGGCGGCGCCACGACGGGGCACCTGGACCGGGCGACCGGGCCGTACGGGCTGGCGACGACCGGTGCTCGGGTCTCGACCACCGGTGTCGCCGGCTGCGTCCTGGGCGGCGGCAGCGGCTGGCTGGAGCGCTGCTGCGGTCCGGCCGCCGACAATCTGCTCGGGGTCGAACTGGTCACCGCGGACGGCGAGCGCACCCACGCCAACCCCGACGAGAACCCGGACCTGTTCCGGGCCCTCCACGGCGCCGGCGGGAACTTCGGCGTCGCCACCGCCCTCACCCTGAGGCTGTACGAGGTGCCGCGGTTCAGCGTCGCCCTCGTGGTGTGCCCGCCCCGGTTCGGCGCCGAGTTGACCCGCGCCTTCCGCGACGTCGTCGAGTCCGGCCCGCTCCGGGCGAGCGGCGCCGTGCGCTGGTTCACCGGCCGGCCCGCCGCCTTCGTACCGGAACCGGCCGCCGCATCCCCGCCGGGGTCGCCGGGCGGCCGGCTGTGGTGCGGGGCGCTGCTGGCGTACGCGGGAGACGTACGGGAGCTGCGCGGGCTGGCCGAGCCGCTGCTCGCGCTGCCGCACGAGGTCGGGACCGTCACCGCGCTGCCGTACGCCGGCCTCCAGCGCATGTTCGACGTGCCGCCGGGGCTGCGGTGCCACTGGTCCGCCGAGTACCTGACCGGCGCCCCCGACAGGTTCGTGGACGTCTTCTGCGCCCGCGCCCGGTCCATGCCCCCGCGGACCGGCACGGAGCACCTGCTCTTCCCGGTGGGGGCCGCGGTCGCCGACGGCCCGGCCGGCCTGCCCCTGCCGTACCGGGGTGCCCGCTGGGCCGTGCACCCGTTCGCCGTGTGGCGGGACCCCGCGCACGACGAGCGCTGTGTGCGCTGGGTCCGGGACGCCCGCGCCGACGCCGAGCCGTGGAGCACGGGCGCGGCGCCGCTCAACCTCGTCGGCGACGAGGGCCCCCAGCGGGTGAGAGCCGGGCTCGGCGCCGGCAGCATGCGGCGCCTGGGCGAGCTGAAACGGCGCCACGACCCGGACAACGTCTTCCGCTTCAACCACAACATCAAGCCGCTGTAG
- a CDS encoding S1 family peptidase — MVTSLPDVARVARVVGELPGSRFRLGSGYRISDHLVLTAAHVLDDAADLAADLGGDGDYRPVTPVWRDTGADLALLRFAAAPTARVDPVRIGGVDRARISTVGAHAAGYPVYAEIGTPDGGRRGRAAVRCSVRTADTGAPGDLRVGIEDAAPASAPPGASPWQGMSGAAVITTDGLLVAVFREHLTPTGVAMHQVTALDRVDDEEWRALLTAEGVDPRPRPALPDGWDRTGGRLQRHHLRLDAIRRMRHPLVEEKVHFVDPGDDSSPGNVLARLTELASGPGLPSGVVLTGDAGAGKTRLCLETAARADREGWLVVHLTGKASLTDVGDSVGPRAGRVLVVADDIDWINDAGQIHGRVRDAVAASGTRAAFLTTARSVRLKDLESEPLRPQDTFVRIRVRSDPGYHSAICRELVRGLAPNAVGQQGEERVELMCEGPPAFSQLFASVYDNQAREGNDITAVVPRPDADFRVWLHGVLAEVGLPAVPWDGDADPATTAVARIVAHAPCALKDALDCFAPDSDDPADPRRVAGAGTIQRLVRNGLLSVQADSLRPVHDLYGDVLLGHGVVEAGGERVHRAGLRRVLESGLADGTALARVAASVDRLRATLGDEAGGRLAAEVEEWCTARLDTLRELVVEEPRSEGRELEVLLTRPTWRPVAARELAGPWLARHHGRTRARDAVLTAARHLPPEVSRPYLMAWLRRNAVHPAAAFAFHHVLRAEDIAPGPLEWTTDLAYEWLTLHAPRHSAARPLCELLDPRKKALSRDDPRLGQVLRWGLNWLDEYGTTSEASFVARTLLMRPELTGTGLVRTARLLLDTVAPANPADASFALEAVLGRCRQQRDLPKEVFEQAVKDSLLWLEDGGGHGRRPAAAYVLRQLVTPDLPGRDTLARAVQAAWNWLEPNADRHLELGMVLPPLLKNVRKADGHRNAAFTDEEQLQLQRLAVRWLSSSGSSSWRGVSEVAGALLRTSHPDQDPEVLDRLTRQALDLVEKHPYPTVARSVLPPLLHKNLDPGTRDRLMAAAFAQLPPAPTSPHTAFLLSSLLSRADLGADEHDRAMAATLEWLDRYPRGQGAVGLLNSALGGRRTSPDDRGRLAARAVQVLSPLTLLPPGKKRPWLVETLRLHRHGIRPEWNRLVSRACDLLDRRAAHTAPLLGELLKGADLLDAPVLERLHLACADWCALYDRSGWVPDLLSPVLGSRDASPAVRRRVSQVARDRLRPGSERNDALGKLLEALLRDGDLSDPEHADAAVDFALGWLEEHAGPAHRRKAHAVLLLVGHWLARAPQRPRAQERIRRAKDRMDAHLRDYPDEPSDRRRALEHHRRILAGPSGPEEAH, encoded by the coding sequence GTGGTGACGTCCCTCCCGGACGTGGCCAGGGTGGCTCGGGTCGTCGGTGAACTGCCCGGTTCGCGGTTTCGGCTCGGCAGCGGCTACCGCATCTCCGACCACCTGGTCCTGACCGCCGCCCACGTCCTGGACGACGCCGCGGACCTGGCGGCCGACCTCGGCGGTGACGGCGACTACCGGCCGGTCACCCCCGTGTGGCGGGACACCGGCGCGGACCTCGCCCTGCTCCGCTTCGCCGCGGCGCCTACGGCGCGGGTCGACCCGGTCCGGATCGGCGGCGTGGACCGCGCCCGGATCTCCACTGTCGGCGCCCACGCCGCCGGCTACCCGGTGTACGCCGAGATCGGCACTCCGGACGGCGGTCGGCGGGGCCGGGCCGCCGTGCGCTGCTCCGTGCGTACCGCCGACACGGGAGCGCCCGGTGATCTGCGCGTCGGCATCGAGGACGCGGCGCCCGCTTCGGCGCCGCCCGGCGCCAGCCCGTGGCAGGGCATGTCCGGTGCGGCGGTGATCACCACGGACGGCCTTCTGGTCGCGGTGTTCCGCGAGCACCTGACGCCGACCGGGGTCGCCATGCACCAGGTCACCGCGCTGGACCGGGTCGACGACGAGGAGTGGCGGGCGCTGCTGACGGCCGAGGGCGTGGACCCGCGGCCGCGGCCCGCGCTGCCGGACGGCTGGGACCGCACCGGTGGCCGGCTCCAGCGGCACCACCTGCGGCTGGACGCGATCCGGCGGATGCGCCACCCCCTGGTCGAGGAGAAGGTGCACTTCGTCGACCCCGGCGACGACAGCTCGCCCGGGAACGTCCTCGCCCGGCTCACCGAACTGGCGAGCGGCCCCGGGCTGCCGTCGGGTGTGGTCCTCACCGGCGACGCCGGCGCGGGGAAGACCCGGCTGTGCCTGGAGACCGCCGCCCGCGCCGACCGCGAGGGCTGGCTGGTCGTCCACCTCACCGGCAAGGCCTCCCTGACCGACGTCGGGGACAGCGTCGGCCCGCGGGCCGGGCGGGTGCTCGTGGTCGCCGACGACATCGACTGGATCAACGACGCGGGCCAGATCCACGGCCGGGTGCGGGACGCGGTCGCCGCGTCGGGGACCCGGGCGGCGTTCCTGACGACCGCGCGCTCCGTACGGCTGAAGGACCTCGAATCCGAACCGCTGCGTCCCCAGGACACCTTCGTACGGATCCGGGTCCGCTCCGATCCGGGGTACCACAGCGCCATCTGCCGGGAACTGGTGCGCGGCCTCGCCCCGAACGCCGTCGGACAGCAGGGCGAGGAGCGGGTGGAGCTGATGTGCGAGGGCCCGCCCGCCTTCAGCCAGCTGTTCGCCTCGGTCTACGACAACCAGGCCCGCGAGGGCAACGACATCACGGCCGTGGTGCCCCGGCCCGACGCCGACTTCCGGGTCTGGCTGCACGGCGTCCTGGCCGAGGTCGGGCTGCCGGCGGTGCCCTGGGACGGCGACGCGGACCCCGCCACGACCGCCGTGGCCCGGATCGTCGCGCACGCGCCCTGCGCCCTGAAGGACGCGCTCGACTGCTTCGCGCCCGACAGCGACGACCCGGCCGACCCGCGCCGCGTAGCGGGCGCCGGGACCATCCAGCGGCTGGTGCGCAACGGTCTGCTGTCGGTCCAGGCCGACAGTCTGCGTCCGGTGCACGACCTGTACGGGGACGTGCTGCTCGGTCACGGTGTCGTCGAGGCCGGCGGGGAGCGGGTGCACCGGGCCGGGCTGCGCCGGGTGCTGGAGAGCGGACTGGCCGACGGCACCGCCCTGGCGCGGGTCGCCGCGTCGGTGGACCGGCTGCGCGCGACGCTGGGCGACGAGGCGGGCGGCAGGCTGGCCGCCGAGGTCGAGGAGTGGTGCACGGCCCGCCTGGACACGCTGCGGGAGCTGGTGGTGGAGGAACCCCGCAGCGAGGGCCGGGAACTGGAGGTCCTGCTGACGCGGCCCACCTGGCGTCCGGTCGCGGCGCGCGAGCTGGCCGGTCCGTGGCTGGCCCGGCACCACGGCAGGACACGGGCCCGCGACGCCGTACTGACCGCGGCGCGCCATCTGCCGCCCGAGGTCAGCCGCCCGTACCTGATGGCCTGGCTGCGCCGCAACGCCGTCCATCCGGCGGCGGCGTTCGCCTTCCACCATGTGCTGCGGGCCGAGGACATCGCGCCCGGTCCGCTGGAGTGGACGACGGACCTGGCCTACGAGTGGCTCACCCTGCACGCGCCCCGCCACAGCGCCGCCCGCCCGCTCTGCGAGCTCCTGGACCCGCGCAAGAAGGCCCTGTCCCGCGACGATCCGCGCCTCGGCCAGGTCCTGCGCTGGGGCCTGAACTGGCTGGACGAGTACGGGACCACCTCCGAGGCGAGCTTCGTGGCCAGGACGCTCCTCATGCGCCCGGAGCTGACCGGCACCGGCCTGGTCCGCACGGCACGGCTGCTGCTGGACACGGTGGCGCCCGCGAACCCGGCCGACGCGAGCTTCGCCCTGGAGGCCGTGCTGGGCCGCTGCCGGCAGCAGCGGGACCTGCCCAAGGAGGTCTTCGAGCAAGCCGTGAAGGACTCGCTGCTGTGGCTGGAGGACGGCGGGGGGCACGGCCGCCGTCCGGCCGCCGCGTACGTGCTCAGGCAGCTGGTCACCCCCGACCTGCCGGGGCGGGACACCCTGGCGCGTGCCGTGCAGGCGGCCTGGAACTGGCTGGAGCCCAACGCGGACCGGCACCTGGAGCTGGGCATGGTCCTGCCGCCGCTGCTGAAGAACGTCCGCAAGGCGGACGGGCACCGCAACGCCGCCTTCACCGACGAGGAGCAGCTCCAGCTCCAGCGACTGGCCGTGCGCTGGCTGTCGTCGTCCGGTTCCTCCTCGTGGCGGGGCGTCAGCGAGGTGGCGGGCGCCCTGCTGCGCACCTCGCACCCCGACCAGGACCCGGAGGTGCTGGACCGGCTCACGCGCCAGGCGCTGGACCTGGTGGAGAAGCACCCGTACCCGACCGTGGCACGCTCGGTGCTGCCCCCGCTGCTGCACAAGAACCTCGATCCGGGCACCCGGGACCGGCTGATGGCGGCGGCCTTCGCCCAGCTGCCACCCGCACCCACCAGCCCGCACACGGCCTTTCTGCTCAGCTCGCTGCTGAGCCGCGCCGACCTCGGCGCCGACGAGCACGACCGGGCCATGGCCGCGACGCTGGAGTGGCTGGACCGGTACCCGCGGGGCCAGGGCGCGGTGGGGCTGCTGAACAGCGCGCTGGGCGGCCGGCGGACGAGCCCGGACGACCGCGGCCGGCTGGCCGCCCGCGCCGTGCAGGTGCTGTCCCCGCTCACCCTGCTCCCGCCGGGGAAGAAACGGCCCTGGCTGGTCGAGACCCTGCGGCTGCACCGGCACGGCATCCGGCCCGAATGGAACCGCCTGGTCTCGCGCGCCTGCGATCTGCTGGACCGGCGGGCCGCGCACACCGCGCCCCTGCTCGGCGAGCTGCTGAAGGGCGCGGACCTGCTCGACGCCCCGGTGCTGGAACGCCTGCATCTGGCGTGCGCCGACTGGTGCGCCCTGTACGACCGCTCCGGCTGGGTGCCCGATCTGCTGTCCCCCGTGCTCGGCAGCCGGGACGCCTCCCCGGCCGTGCGCCGCCGCGTCTCGCAGGTGGCGCGCGACCGGCTCCGCCCGGGCAGCGAGCGCAACGACGCGCTCGGCAAGCTGCTGGAGGCGCTGCTGCGCGACGGCGACCTATCCGATCCGGAACACGCCGACGCCGCCGTGGACTTCGCGCTGGGCTGGCTGGAGGAGCACGCGGGGCCCGCGCACCGCCGCAAGGCCCATGCCGTACTGCTGCTGGTGGGGCACTGGCTGGCGCGGGCGCCCCAGCGGCCCCGGGCACAGGAGCGGATACGACGCGCGAAGGACCGCATGGACGCCCATCTGCGGGACTACCCCGACGAGCCCTCCGACCGGCGCCGGGCGCTGGAGCACCACCGCCGGATCCTGGCCGGTCCGTCGGGCCCGGAGGAGGCCCACTGA
- a CDS encoding trypco2 family protein, whose translation MAGQDPEEGIGLAAALGAIRRELAQAMDAAETEGGPVRLSVSSLELELQTTLTRSGGVNGGIKVHVISAGAQRTQGRSDVQTLRLQLDARTLDDEPVKTADTLSRRPR comes from the coding sequence ATGGCCGGTCAGGACCCGGAAGAGGGCATCGGTCTCGCCGCCGCGCTCGGCGCGATACGGCGGGAACTGGCCCAGGCGATGGACGCGGCCGAGACCGAAGGCGGGCCCGTACGGCTGTCGGTCTCCTCGCTGGAGCTGGAGCTCCAGACCACGCTCACCCGCTCGGGCGGGGTGAACGGCGGCATCAAGGTCCATGTGATCTCCGCGGGGGCGCAGCGCACGCAGGGCCGCAGCGACGTACAGACGCTGCGGCTCCAGCTCGACGCCCGCACCCTGGACGACGAACCGGTGAAGACGGCGGACACCCTGAGCCGACGCCCGCGGTGA
- a CDS encoding glycoside hydrolase family 15 protein, with protein sequence MAGRIEDYALIGDMQTAALVCRDGTVDWLCLPRFDSHAIFAGLLGTEEHGFWRIGPAHAADAEPPTAARRQYRGDSLILESEWDTPRGTVRVIDFMPPRDGAPQLIRIVEGVSGRVPMRSALRMRFSYGRIVPWVHKHDGRTVAVAGPDSVWFDTSAETYGRALTTYADFTVAPGDRIAFTISWQASHREPPPLPEPEQSLEATEEFWRDWVEHCTYHGPYREAVVRSLITLKALTYAPTGGIVAAPTTSLPEEIGGVRNWDYRYTWLRDAAITLSSLLRTGYREEARAWREWLLRAVAGDPENLQIMYGIAGERELGEAELDWLPGYEKSAPVRVGNGAAHQLQLDVYGEVTEALHLAHMTGLARSDYASLLQLKLIRYLEDHWQEPDEGIWEVRGPRRHFVHSKVMAWVAVDRTIKLLESGDADGPLERWRELRDDIHRDVCEKGYDKERNTFTQSYGSRELDASLLLIPQMGFLPPDDKRVIGTIEAIQRELSTPDGFILRYPTHGEHAGVDGLPGDEGAFLACSFWMADDLAMIGRVDEARKLFEKLLSLRNDLGLLAEEWDPRLQRQVGNFPQAFSHVPLIDTALRLTASGAYGG encoded by the coding sequence GTGGCCGGGCGCATCGAGGACTACGCACTCATCGGAGACATGCAGACCGCTGCCCTGGTCTGCCGGGACGGCACAGTCGACTGGCTGTGCCTGCCCCGCTTCGACTCGCATGCCATCTTCGCCGGTCTGCTGGGTACCGAGGAGCACGGATTCTGGCGGATCGGCCCTGCGCACGCGGCGGACGCCGAGCCCCCCACGGCGGCTCGGCGCCAGTACCGCGGCGACTCGCTCATCCTGGAGTCGGAGTGGGACACCCCGCGCGGCACCGTCCGGGTGATCGACTTCATGCCCCCCCGGGACGGCGCGCCGCAGCTGATCCGCATCGTGGAGGGCGTCTCGGGCCGGGTGCCGATGCGGTCGGCGCTGCGGATGCGCTTCTCCTACGGCCGGATCGTGCCGTGGGTGCACAAGCACGACGGACGCACGGTGGCCGTCGCGGGACCGGACTCGGTGTGGTTCGACACCTCCGCCGAGACCTACGGCCGGGCGCTGACGACCTACGCCGACTTCACGGTCGCGCCGGGCGACCGGATCGCCTTCACCATCTCGTGGCAGGCGTCGCACCGTGAGCCGCCGCCGCTGCCGGAGCCCGAGCAGTCGCTGGAGGCGACGGAGGAGTTCTGGCGCGACTGGGTCGAGCACTGCACGTACCACGGGCCCTACCGGGAGGCCGTGGTGCGCTCCCTGATCACCCTCAAGGCCCTGACGTACGCCCCCACCGGCGGCATCGTCGCCGCCCCGACCACCTCCCTGCCGGAGGAGATCGGCGGCGTGCGCAACTGGGACTACCGCTACACGTGGCTGCGGGACGCCGCGATCACGCTGTCCTCGCTGCTGCGCACCGGCTACCGCGAGGAGGCCCGCGCCTGGCGCGAGTGGCTGCTGCGCGCCGTCGCCGGTGACCCGGAGAACCTCCAGATCATGTACGGCATCGCCGGCGAGCGCGAGCTGGGCGAGGCCGAGCTGGACTGGCTGCCCGGCTACGAGAAGTCCGCCCCCGTCCGGGTCGGCAACGGCGCCGCCCACCAGCTCCAGCTCGACGTGTACGGCGAGGTCACCGAGGCCCTGCACCTGGCCCATATGACGGGCCTGGCCCGCAGCGACTACGCCTCGCTGCTCCAGCTGAAGCTGATCCGCTACCTCGAGGACCACTGGCAGGAGCCGGACGAGGGCATCTGGGAGGTGCGCGGACCGCGCCGCCACTTCGTGCACTCCAAGGTCATGGCCTGGGTCGCCGTCGACCGCACGATCAAGCTGCTGGAGTCCGGCGACGCGGACGGCCCGCTGGAGCGCTGGCGCGAGCTGCGCGACGACATCCACCGGGACGTCTGCGAGAAGGGCTACGACAAGGAACGCAACACCTTCACGCAGTCCTACGGCTCCCGGGAGCTGGACGCCTCCCTGCTGCTGATCCCGCAGATGGGCTTCCTGCCGCCGGACGACAAGCGGGTCATCGGCACCATCGAGGCCATCCAGCGCGAGCTGTCCACGCCGGACGGCTTCATCCTGCGCTACCCGACCCACGGCGAGCACGCGGGCGTCGACGGCCTACCCGGCGACGAGGGCGCCTTCCTCGCCTGCTCGTTCTGGATGGCGGACGACCTGGCGATGATCGGCCGCGTCGACGAGGCCCGCAAGCTGTTCGAGAAGCTGCTGTCGCTGCGCAACGACCTCGGTCTGCTCGCCGAGGAGTGGGACCCGCGCCTCCAGCGCCAGGTCGGCAACTTCCCGCAGGCCTTCAGCCACGTCCCGCTGATCGACACCGCGCTGCGGCTGACGGCCTCGGGAGCGTACGGGGGCTGA
- a CDS encoding CTP synthase, whose protein sequence is MPPKSTTTKHIFVTGGVASSLGKGLTASSLGMLLKARGLRVVMQKLDPYINVDPGTMNPFQHGEVFVTNDGAETDLDIGHYERFLDRDLDGSANVTTGQVYSTVIAKERRGEYLGDTVQVIPHITNEIKNRIRRMATDDVDVVITEVGGTVGDIESLPFLETVRQVRHEVGRDNVFVVHISLLPYIGPSGELKTKPTQHSVAALRNIGIQPDAIVLRCDREVPTAIKRKISLMCDVDEAAVVACPDAPSIYDIPKVVHSEGLDAYAVRRLDLPFRDVDWTTWDDLLDRVHSPRHEITLALVGKYIDLPDAYLSVTEALRAGGFANKTRVKIKWVTSDDCKTPSGAEAQLSDVDAICIPGGFGDRGVSGKVGAIRYAREHRIPLLGLCLGLQCIVIEAARNLAGIADANSTEFDPATAHPVISTMAEQLDIVAGEGDMGGTMRLGMYPAKLAEGSIVREVYDGKEYVEERHRHRYEVNNAYRAELEKKAGILFSGTSPDNKLVEYVEYPRDVHPYLVATQAHPELRSRPTRPHPLFAGLVKAAVERKNSK, encoded by the coding sequence ATGCCGCCCAAATCCACGACGACCAAGCACATCTTCGTCACCGGGGGTGTCGCCTCCTCGCTCGGCAAGGGTCTGACCGCCTCCAGCCTGGGCATGCTGCTCAAGGCCCGGGGCCTGCGCGTCGTGATGCAGAAGCTCGACCCGTACATCAATGTGGACCCCGGCACGATGAACCCCTTCCAGCACGGTGAGGTGTTCGTCACCAACGACGGCGCCGAGACCGACCTGGACATCGGCCACTACGAGCGCTTCCTCGACCGCGACCTGGACGGCTCCGCCAACGTCACCACGGGTCAGGTCTACTCGACGGTGATCGCCAAGGAGCGGCGCGGCGAGTACCTGGGCGACACGGTCCAGGTCATCCCGCACATCACCAACGAGATCAAGAACCGCATCCGCCGCATGGCCACCGACGACGTGGACGTCGTCATCACCGAGGTCGGCGGCACGGTCGGCGACATCGAGTCGCTGCCGTTCCTGGAGACCGTCCGCCAGGTCCGCCACGAGGTCGGCCGCGACAACGTCTTCGTCGTGCACATCTCGCTCCTGCCGTACATCGGCCCCTCGGGAGAGCTGAAGACGAAGCCGACCCAGCACTCGGTGGCCGCCCTGCGCAACATCGGTATCCAGCCGGACGCCATCGTGCTGCGCTGCGACCGCGAGGTGCCCACCGCGATCAAGCGGAAGATCTCGCTGATGTGCGACGTCGACGAGGCCGCCGTGGTCGCGTGCCCCGACGCGCCGTCCATCTACGACATTCCCAAGGTCGTGCACTCCGAGGGCCTGGACGCCTACGCGGTCCGCCGCCTGGACCTGCCGTTCCGCGACGTGGACTGGACGACCTGGGACGACCTGCTCGACCGCGTCCACAGCCCGCGGCACGAGATCACCCTCGCGCTGGTCGGCAAGTACATCGACCTGCCCGACGCCTATCTGTCGGTCACCGAGGCGCTGCGCGCGGGCGGCTTCGCGAACAAGACCCGCGTCAAGATCAAGTGGGTCACCTCCGACGACTGCAAGACCCCGTCCGGTGCCGAGGCGCAGCTCTCCGACGTGGACGCGATCTGCATCCCCGGCGGCTTCGGCGACCGCGGCGTCTCCGGCAAGGTCGGCGCCATCCGGTACGCCCGCGAGCACCGGATCCCGCTGCTCGGTCTCTGCCTCGGCCTCCAGTGCATCGTGATCGAGGCGGCGCGCAACCTCGCCGGCATCGCCGACGCGAACTCGACCGAGTTCGACCCCGCGACCGCCCACCCGGTGATCTCCACCATGGCCGAGCAGCTCGACATCGTGGCGGGCGAGGGCGACATGGGCGGCACGATGCGCCTCGGCATGTACCCGGCGAAGCTCGCCGAGGGCTCGATCGTGCGCGAGGTGTACGACGGCAAGGAGTACGTCGAGGAGCGGCACCGGCACCGCTACGAGGTGAACAACGCCTACCGGGCCGAGCTGGAGAAGAAGGCGGGCATCCTCTTCTCGGGCACCTCGCCGGACAACAAGCTCGTCGAGTACGTGGAGTACCCGCGCGACGTCCACCCGTACCTGGTCGCCACGCAGGCCCACCCCGAGCTGCGCTCGCGGCCGACGCGTCCGCACCCGCTGTTCGCCGGGCTCGTGAAGGCCGCGGTCGAGCGGAAGAATTCGAAGTAA